A single Amphiura filiformis chromosome 8, Afil_fr2py, whole genome shotgun sequence DNA region contains:
- the LOC140159214 gene encoding cyclin-dependent kinases regulatory subunit 1-like yields the protein MSQKNIYYSDKYTDEKYEYRHVMLPKDIAKLVPKSHLMSEGEWRGIGVQQSQGWVHYMMHEPEPHILLFRREVPQQPLSEISQNKQH from the exons ATGTCTCAAAAAAATATCTACTATTCTGACAAATACACAGACGAGAAATATGAATACAG GCATGTGATGTTGCCAAAGGATATAGCCAAACTGGTGCCAAAGTCACATTTGATGTCAGAAGGAGAATGGAGGGGAATTGGAGTTCAACAGAGTCAAGGATGGGTTCATTATATGATGCATGAACCAG aacCACACATTTTACTATTCAGAAGAGAAGTACCACAGCAGCCACTATCAGAAATCTCACAGAACAAGCAGCACTAA
- the LOC140159213 gene encoding ciliary microtubule associated protein 1B-like — protein sequence MTEEGKPVIQIAARERGPGPGRYCLPSTLGSNNDIRVRAEPSFSFGLKLPNSIFQKSIGMGPKYNIEKNATRFGKDGTPAYSILGRPKDLQPFNTPSPYAYSPEKCHPQGEKHAPKYSMGARTRLRKNDQIPASNSYNLPHMIGGKTIGRTTQPSYSLRGRPTVGSYLEDMAKAPGPGSHSVVAPDVYRGKKPSYSMLGRNVMPGDNTQKPGPGAHSPEKVIVTKKAAPKYSIGSKHSEFLCPVIVPDVSD from the exons ATGACGGAAGAAGGGAAGCCTGTGATCCAAATTGCTGCACGAGAACGAG GTCCTGGACCAGGACGCTATTGCCTACCATCCACACTTGGATCTAATAATGATATCAGAGTGAGGGCAGAACCATCCTTTTCATTTGGCCTTAAGTTGCCAAACTCAA ttttccaGAAGAGCATAGGAATGGGACCTAAGTATAACATAGAGAAAAATGCAACCAGATTTGGCAAAGATGGCACACCAGCTTATTCAATCCTTGGAAGGCCAAAAGATCTTC AGCCCTTCAACACACCATCACCCTATGCATATAGCCCAGAGAAATGCCATCCACAGGGTGAAAAACATGCCCCAAAGTATTCCATGGGAGCCAGAACACGTCTTAGGAAAAACGACCAAATCCCTGCATCCAACAGTTATAACCTACCCCATATGATTGGAGGGAAAACCATTGGAAGAACCACACAGCCAAGTTACTCTCTCAGAGGTCGACCCACCGTTGGCAGCTATCTTGAAGATATGGCAAAGGCTCCTGGACCAGGTAGCCACAGTGTAGTGGCACCAGATGTATACAGAGGCAAGAAGCCAAGTTATTCTATGTTAGGGAGAAACGTTATGCCTGGAGACAATACACAGAAGCCAGGACCAGGAGCACATAGTCCAGAGAAAGTTATAGTTACTAAGAAAGCAGCGCCAAAGTATTCCATAGGTTCTAAGCATTCAGAATTTTTATGTCCTGTTATAGTACCTGATGTAAGTGATTAA
- the LOC140159215 gene encoding U6 snRNA-associated Sm-like protein LSm6 produces the protein MSRKQTPSDFLKQIIGRPVVVKLNSGVDYRGVLACLDGYMNIALEQTEEYVNGQLKNKYGDAFIRGNNVLYISTQKRTY, from the exons ATGAGCCGAAAACAGACACCAAGTGATTTCCTGAAGCAAATTATAGGAAGACCAGTGGTTGTTAAACTTAACTCAGGAGTAGATTACAGAG GAGTACTGGCTTGTCTAGATGGTTACATGAACATAGCTTTAGAACAAACAGAAGAATATGTCAATGGGCAACTGAAAAACAAATATGGAGATGCTTTCATAAGAGGAAATAATG ttttataCATCAGCACACAGAAGAGGACATACTGA